The following coding sequences are from one Gadus macrocephalus chromosome 3, ASM3116895v1 window:
- the LOC132453553 gene encoding E3 SUMO-protein ligase CBX4-like, which translates to MELPAAGEHVFAVESIEKRRNRKGRVEYLVKWRGWSPKYNTWEPEENILDPRLLDAFKDREGQDQLMGYRKRGPKPKHLLVQVPSFARRSSILSDLQEASLNEDSCQKTAPIHMLHSQSQQYQLNSKKHHQFLPLGKDAELQANGKKKFYYQLNSKKHHPYQPDLRMYEAPHLKPRDAKVPEVANQAWNLPPALQQKWVRDKDSGCLTKVKDITMELKKLPADLNGHKEPEKVQPSAEKDNPSPPSSVSNGKLKIVKNKNKNGRIVIVMSKYMESGMKTAKIKNGDSKTVDEPTPDEESIDNEVEKMKLIKKLGLMNGFAKNLKDKPKVSRAENGHTETDPPLEAKARVTEQDKQEEVGGQTPPLLDQPLQLTTGANLITGRADEAVPCLSESGRSHEGLKRQSSAMDNEDQPGGSKRFLSSRISTPHTLSSPPQSAVEDQNAFTAGQYANREYGYTEQEEPIDLSVVRSRPEAVIQTELCTETETVTQADTETLSEAQSPTLPEETSESDPTLETQSHTLSPSHSKEQPFQSRSKEEPFQSHSKEESIQSHSEEEPFPTFKPFLGNIVITDITTNCLTVTFKEYVTA; encoded by the exons AGAAGGGCAAGATCAGCTGATGGGATATCGCAAAAGAGGACCAAAGCCCAAACATCTTTTAGTTCAG GTGCCATCCTTCGCCCGGAGATCCAGCATCCTGTCTGATCTTCAGGAGGCCTCCCTGAACGAGGACAGCTGTCAGAAGACGGCCCCCATCCATATGCTGCACTCCCAGAGCCAGCAGTACCAGCTGAACAGCAAGAAGCACCACCAGTTTCTGCCACTGGGCAAGGACGCCGAGCTGCAGGCCAATGGCAAGAAGAAGTTCTACTACCAGCTCAACAGCAAGAAGCACCACCCCTACCAGCCCGACCTCCGGATGTACGAGGCCCCCCACCTGAAGCCCAGAGACGCTAAGGTTCCAGAGGTGGCTAACCAGGCCTGGAACCTTCCTCCGGCGTTGCAGCAAAAGTGGGTTCGAGACAAGGACTCCGGCTGCCTGACCAAGGTCAAGGACATCACCATGGAGCTGAAGAAACTCCCAGCGGATCTCAATGGACACAAGGAGCCGGAGAAAGTACAGCCCTCCGCTGAGAAAGACAATCCGTCACCGCCGAGTTCTGTGAGCAACGGCAAGCTTAAGATtgtcaaaaacaaaaacaagaacgGACGGATTGTTATCGTCATGAGCAAGTACATGGAGAGCGGCATGAAGACGGCAAAGATAAAGAACGGGGACTCTAAAACGGTGGACGAGCCTACGCCCGACGAGGAGAGTATCGACAACGAGGTCGAGAAGATGAAACTCATCAAGAAGCTCGGGCTCATGAACGGATTTGCAAAAAACCTCAAGGACAAACCCAAAGTTTCCCGTGCTGAGAACGGCCATACAGAGACGGACCCGCCTCTTGAAGCAAAGGCCCGAGTGACGGAGCAGGATAAGCAGGAGGAGGTCGGGGGTCAAACGCCTCCTCTATTGGATCAGCCTTTACAACTGACAACCGGAGCTAACCTGATCACGGGGCGTGCGGACGAGGCGGTTCCCTGCCTGTCCGAGAGTGGACGGAGCCATGAAGGACTCAAACGGCAGTCTTCTGCCATGGACAATGAGGACCAACCAGGAGGCAGTAAGAGATTTTTGAGCTCCAGGATAAGCACACCACACACGTTGTCGTCACCACCTCAGAGTGCAGTCGAAGACCAAAATGCCTTTACCGCGGGTCAGTACGCCAACCGGGAATACGGATATACCGAGCAAGAGGAACCCATTGATTTGAGCGTGGTGAGGAGCAGGCCTGAGGCTGTGATCCAGACTGAACTCTGTACGGAGACTGAAACCgtaacacaagcagacacagaaacactgtCCGAGGCCCAGTCGCCCACACTTCCAGAGGAAACATCAGAGAGCGACCCCACCTTGGAAACACAGAGCCACACTCTCAGCCCCAGTCATAGTAAAGAGCAGCCCTTCCAGAGTCGTAGTAAAGAGGAGCCGTTCCAGAGTCATAGTAAAGAGGAATCGATCCAGAGTCATAGTGAAGAGGAGCCCTTCCCCACGTTCAAGCCTTTCCTGGGGAATATCGTCATTACGGACATTACCACTAACTGTCTCACTGTCACGTTTAAGGAGTATGTGACGGCGTAG